One genomic segment of Danio rerio strain Tuebingen ecotype United States chromosome 11, GRCz12tu, whole genome shotgun sequence includes these proteins:
- the gpr25 gene encoding probable G-protein coupled receptor 25 — MASSTEMAHSGITMSLTSEYDYDYPINSTDENPIYTLPDAELLPMSNIYIPVLYIIMFLTGSLGNLFVIVVIGKRRKKSGRLVDTFVLNLALADLVFVLTLPMWAISTRYDEWPFGEVLCKISSFIIAVNRFSNIFFLTCMSVDRYLAVVRLMDSRFLRSSNCAQITCGIVWVVSFFLGSPSLAYRHLINNSVCSEDSKSSFVQGMNLLTILLTFLLPVLILGLCYGSILVNLRRHCHNPANTRTDARRRHSVKIVFAIISAFLISWLPFNCFKAIHVALLIINGDLNEDTYVVIHRGLMLSCCLAFLNSCVNPAIYFFLDQHFRRRASMLCLSCLSQNDQAHQSYITSNSYSNGTSETCSGNTSTRGRLFSLTQKA; from the coding sequence ATGGCAAGCAGCACAGAGATGGCACACTCTGGAATTACAATGAGCTTGACAAGTGAATATGACTATGACTATCCAATTAATTCCACGGACGAGAATCCAATCTACACCCTTCCCGACGCTGAACTGCTGCCCATGTCTAACATCTACATTCCTGTGCTGTACATCATTATGTTCCTCACCGGCTCTTTGGGAAACCTGTTTGTGATTGTGGTCATTGGAAAGCGGCGCAAGAAAAGTGGACGCCTGGTAGACACCTTCGTGCTGAACCTGGCACTAGCCGACCTCGTGTTTGTTCTCACGCTGCCAATGTGGGCAATTTCGACCCGTTATGACGAGTGGCCCTTTGGTGAGGTGTTATGCAAGATTAGCAGCTTTATCATTGCGGTTAACCGCTTTTCCAACATCTTCTTCCTCACCTGCATGAGCGTGGACCGCTACCTGGCAGTGGTGCGCCTAATGGACTCTCGGTTTCTCCGCAGCAGCAATTGTGCACAAATTACCTGTGGCATCGTGTGGGTGGTTTCCTTCTTTCTAGGATCTCCATCTCTGGCGTACCGTCACTTGATCAACAATTCGGTGTGCTCTGAAGATTCCAAATCCTCTTTTGTTCAAGGAATGAATCTTCTGACTATATTGCTAACCTTCTTGCTCCCGGTACTCATTCTAGGCCTCTGTTATGGGTCGATTTTGGTCAACCTGCGACGTCACTGTCACAATCCTGCCAACACACGCACTGATGCCAGACGAAGGCATTCGGTTAAGATTGTGTTTGCTATCATTTCAGCCTTTCTGATCTCCTGGCTTCCATTCAACTGCTTCAAGGCCATCCATGTTGCGTTACTGATCATCAATGGAGATCTTAATGAGGACACCTATGTTGTCATACATAGAGGACTCATGCTCTCCTGCTGTCTGGCATTTCTCAACAGCTGCGTCAATCCGGCTATCTACTTCTTTCTCGATCAACATTTCAGACGCAGAGCTTCCATGTTGTGTCTGAGCTGTCTGAGTcaaaatgaccaagcacaccagAGTTACATCACCTCGAATTCTTACTCCAACGGCACATCTGAGACCTGCTCTGGAAATACATCAACCCGCGGGCGGCTTTTCTCACTTACTCAAAAGGCATGA